GAAGATGGTAATTTTTTCATCCTGGGTTAATTTCCACATATTCCCGGGGTCGGGATGATTGGGGTTGCCATCGTATAAGATGATTGTGGCGCCAGCCCCCAGAGAGCTAATTAACCAGTTCCACATCATCCAGCTGCAGGTGGTGATGTACAGGATCCGGTCCTCCCGCTTCAAATCGGTGTGGAGGATGAGTTCTTTCAAGTGTTCCATCAAGACGCCTGCGGCCCCCTGGACCATACACTTTGGCTTGCCAGTAGTCCCCGAGGAGAACATGATATATACGGGATGGTCGGAAGGCAGCTGCTCAAATTCCAGGGGGGGTTCTTTTTCCTTGGACAAGAAATCTTCGTACCGGACGGCATTGGGAATATGGCTCAGGTCGGGTTGGTCATCGGTGTAAGAAACGACCACGACTTTTTTCAGGGAAGGGATTCCTTTGGCGATTTCCGCGGCGTTTCCCACAGAGCTGAAGGTCTTGCCCTTATAATAATAGCCGTTGACGGTAAATAAAACCTTCGGCTCAATTTGCCCGAGTCGGTCCAGGGCCGCCTGAGATCCGATATCCGTGGCACAGGAGGACCACGTCGCCCCGACACTGGTGGCTGCCAGCATGGCGATGGCCGTCTCCATCAAGTTGGGCATGTAGGCCGCCACCCGGTCACCCGGCTTCACCCCGATTTCCCGCAACGATTTAGCCAGGCGGGCCACGGTGGTATAGAGTTCCCGGTAGGTCATCCGGGCGTATTTCTGCATTTCCCCTTTGAAAATAAAAGCCAGCCGGTCGTCTCGATACCGCAAGAGGTTCTCGGCAAAATTTAATCTTGCTCCGGGGAACCAATTGGCTCCCGGATACTTACGTAGGTCATCCACGACTTGGGTGTACCCCCGGGAGGCCTTGATATCCATAAACTCCCACATGCGCGCCCAGAAATCGGGAATTTGGTCGATGGACCACTGGTAGAGATCAAAATAGCTGTTCATCCGCTTCCCCTGCTTCTTGTTTACATATTCGATGAAGCGGGTGATGTTCGCGTTCTTGATCTGTTGCTCGGATGGCTTCCACAGTGGTGTCTTCATAGGTTCCTCCTTTAGAAGAAAATGAGATGACCCCCGAGCGCCAAGAGGGCCAAGATTTTTGAAAAAATTACTGCGGCGTGTCCAGAGGAAAATAACAGAAAGGAAAAGGGAAGGCAAGCAGAAAGTTCTTACCGGGGAATATCGATGTTCTGTAAATTGAGGGATTCCCCTGTGAACAAATTGTTATTATATGCCCCAGAAAGCCAAGGGTTTCCGGCCTGTCTATTTAGTGCAGGACAGCCCTTAAAAGTTTGCCCGTCCAGTGCTAGGACTTTGGCATCCTTTCACCGACTATTTCCTGGACAA
This region of Deltaproteobacteria bacterium genomic DNA includes:
- a CDS encoding acetoacetate--CoA ligase, which produces MKTPLWKPSEQQIKNANITRFIEYVNKKQGKRMNSYFDLYQWSIDQIPDFWARMWEFMDIKASRGYTQVVDDLRKYPGANWFPGARLNFAENLLRYRDDRLAFIFKGEMQKYARMTYRELYTTVARLAKSLREIGVKPGDRVAAYMPNLMETAIAMLAATSVGATWSSCATDIGSQAALDRLGQIEPKVLFTVNGYYYKGKTFSSVGNAAEIAKGIPSLKKVVVVSYTDDQPDLSHIPNAVRYEDFLSKEKEPPLEFEQLPSDHPVYIMFSSGTTGKPKCMVQGAAGVLMEHLKELILHTDLKREDRILYITTCSWMMWNWLISSLGAGATIILYDGNPNHPDPGNMWKLTQDEKITIFGTSASYINFLRSQGLKPGKDYDLSSLRAISQTGSPLSAEGFEYVYQDIKKDLHFNSISGGTDINGSFAGGNIISPVYAGELQGPTLAMKVKAYDEKGKPIYDKEGELVCEAPAPSMPLYFWNDPKGEKYKSAYFEFYPNVWRHGDYIVMHKDTGGLTFYGRSDAVLKPSGVRIGTAEIYNQVEKLGEIADSLAIGQDWQGDQRILLFVKMAPGYTLTEELKNKIRKTLREKASPRHVPAIIMEMPDAPYTLNMKKVESAVTNIIHGRPVLNRDALTNPEVLDYFEKILPELQK